In Pseudobacter ginsenosidimutans, the following are encoded in one genomic region:
- a CDS encoding DUF4397 domain-containing protein gives MFTISNKPNIASWLTAPMIACVLLLAGCAKERMPKATGTLDIIHTMVDAGKIRPSFRDGSPALFRYTFDINYNLFNTNNNRFGYYEGDTRLRLYVMPDTTEKDPPLLDLRLHLPEGSIQTLVLTGHKDQPDTMLIRDNIPWFNPNDSVMAFRFINCSPGSNPVNIRIKDGDIITEFSQLSYKQRSNFKTFPVLYNTRDYVFEAWDATTNVLLATYKTNGMDNGNQEAFRYRSYTMYLGGVAGATGVNAPKLFVQFHYQGQ, from the coding sequence ATGTTCACAATTTCAAACAAGCCCAATATCGCTTCCTGGTTAACAGCACCAATGATAGCCTGCGTCTTGTTGCTGGCTGGTTGCGCCAAAGAACGTATGCCCAAAGCCACAGGTACGCTCGATATTATTCATACGATGGTAGATGCAGGAAAGATAAGACCGAGTTTCAGGGATGGAAGTCCCGCGTTGTTCCGGTATACTTTCGATATCAACTATAATCTTTTTAATACGAACAATAACAGGTTCGGATACTATGAAGGCGATACCCGTCTCAGGCTTTACGTGATGCCGGATACTACTGAAAAAGACCCGCCTCTCCTGGATCTTCGTCTGCACCTTCCCGAAGGGTCCATACAAACCCTGGTACTCACAGGTCATAAAGACCAGCCTGATACCATGTTGATCCGGGACAATATCCCCTGGTTCAATCCGAATGACAGTGTAATGGCCTTCAGGTTCATCAATTGTTCGCCTGGCAGCAATCCGGTGAATATACGGATCAAAGACGGTGACATCATTACGGAGTTCAGCCAGTTGAGCTACAAACAACGCTCCAATTTCAAAACCTTTCCTGTGTTATACAATACCAGGGACTATGTATTCGAAGCCTGGGACGCCACTACCAATGTATTGCTTGCCACCTACAAAACGAATGGCATGGACAACGGCAATCAGGAGGCCTTTCGCTACAGGAGTTATACGATGTACCTGGGCGGTGTGGCAGGAGCAACAGGCGTGAATGCGCCGAAGCTGTTTGTGCAATTTCATTATCAGGGCCAGTAA
- a CDS encoding ABC transporter ATP-binding protein, whose translation MSTILRTENLSHRYGSSWAIRDINLEIGQHGVIGLLGSNGAGKSTTMNIICGVLNQTQGNVYIDGTNIRKEPEKAKMSIGFLPQNPPVYTDLTVDEYLHYAAELRMVPDRQIKKAVEEAKEKCGIAHFSSRLVGNLSGGYRQRVGIAQAIIHKPRLVVMDEPTNGLDPNQLIEARKLIRDIATDHTVLLSSHILSEIHLLCKEVIMIEGGRIIFSDSMDAFNNYAQPNSLLVKMENPPPLQALHQISGVTKTEQVSEKQVRIFFTGDQSISERLIAASVQHEWRIREISLDKSLLDDIFKQLSSQSLQ comes from the coding sequence ATGAGTACAATCTTAAGAACAGAAAATCTTTCCCACCGTTACGGCAGTTCCTGGGCCATCCGGGACATCAACCTGGAGATTGGGCAACACGGGGTGATCGGCTTGCTGGGCTCCAACGGGGCAGGAAAATCAACCACGATGAATATCATCTGTGGTGTGCTGAATCAAACGCAGGGGAATGTATATATCGATGGGACCAATATCCGGAAAGAGCCTGAAAAAGCAAAAATGAGCATCGGCTTCCTGCCACAGAATCCTCCGGTGTATACAGACCTTACCGTGGATGAATACCTGCATTATGCAGCTGAATTGAGAATGGTGCCTGACAGGCAGATCAAAAAAGCAGTGGAAGAAGCCAAGGAGAAATGTGGTATCGCTCATTTCAGTTCAAGGCTGGTAGGCAATCTTTCCGGCGGCTACCGCCAGCGGGTAGGTATTGCACAGGCCATCATCCACAAGCCAAGACTGGTGGTGATGGACGAACCTACCAACGGGCTGGATCCCAACCAACTCATAGAAGCGCGTAAGCTTATCCGTGATATCGCTACTGATCATACCGTATTATTATCTTCCCATATCCTTTCCGAGATCCACCTGTTGTGTAAAGAGGTGATCATGATCGAAGGCGGCAGGATCATCTTCTCAGACAGCATGGACGCTTTCAACAACTATGCACAACCGAACAGTCTCCTGGTGAAAATGGAAAACCCTCCGCCATTGCAGGCCTTGCACCAGATCAGCGGCGTTACCAAAACCGAGCAGGTTTCTGAAAAGCAGGTCAGGATCTTCTTTACAGGCGATCAATCCATCTCGGAAAGACTGATCGCGGCCAGTGTTCAGCACGAATGGCGTATCCGCGAGATCAGTCTCGATAAAAGCCTGCTGGATGATATCTTCAAGCAACTGTCCTCCCAATCCCTCCAATAA
- a CDS encoding Gldg family protein, whose protein sequence is MIFKIARTELRNLFYSPVAWFLSLIFLIMCAVLFTGVLEPLAKAQDMALKNMPKFKDFGGSLTSTIFIKGGLFDTVLNNLYLFIPLLTMGVISREMNNGTVKLLYSSPVKVRQIVLGKYLAIMLYNVLLLLLLGIFIVSGLFNIKSPDYGLLLAGCLGFYLVICAFTAFGMFMSSLSNYQVVSALATFMVIFVLSKIGGLWQKYDFVRDLTYFLSLEGRAGTFLDGLITTRDVSYFILIVGMFIAFTILKLKFSRMLLPWYKKAAAYTAVFMIVLALGYLTSRPGYVGYWDTTARKLNTIHPRTQQVMASLGDEPVEVTLYTNLIGGGAGRALPENRQEYVWKVWDPYVRFKPDINLKYVLYYDQKDGDSTQYKRYPGKSLKEIAEQASELSGYPMNKFMPPSAIRKMMDLQPEDLRAVMQLKYKGRTVFLRTYDDPIFWPNEEHFAAAFKWLAEGKGPKIYFTSADLERSIYKKGEREYYHLTLGKLSRNALINHGYMIDTLSLDEQEVPADADALVVADPKTELSALSQSRISHYLQRGGNMVFAGEPGKQEMLNPVLKPLGVQLGKGTVVEITKDEMPHMVVPYITWPATDLADDGRLLAQKVKLARQLDTLRALHPGVVNLEIADSGFSVKHLLVTKDRNAWVKAGKLVTDSATPVFSAQEGDYTIDSVSTLISLNRKLGTKDQRIIIAGDADFLSRIRGQNGFLWNAFNGWMNHNSFPIYVPRKEPLDVLLTIGPKPAKLMQVIYVWILPGLLLLTGIILLVRRKRK, encoded by the coding sequence ATGATATTCAAAATCGCGCGGACCGAACTGCGCAACCTCTTCTATTCCCCTGTGGCCTGGTTCCTGAGCCTGATATTTCTAATCATGTGCGCGGTTTTATTCACAGGAGTGCTGGAACCGTTGGCCAAAGCGCAGGACATGGCCTTGAAGAATATGCCGAAATTCAAGGATTTCGGTGGATCGCTGACCAGTACCATCTTCATAAAAGGAGGATTGTTCGACACTGTGCTCAATAATCTTTATCTCTTCATTCCCTTGCTGACAATGGGCGTCATCAGCAGGGAAATGAATAATGGCACTGTGAAGCTTTTATACTCATCGCCGGTGAAGGTGCGGCAGATCGTGCTGGGAAAATACCTGGCCATCATGCTCTATAATGTACTGCTGCTGCTATTGCTGGGCATTTTCATCGTGTCCGGGCTTTTCAATATCAAGTCGCCGGACTATGGTCTGCTGCTGGCTGGCTGCCTGGGTTTTTACCTGGTGATCTGTGCTTTCACTGCCTTCGGCATGTTCATGTCCAGCCTCTCGAACTACCAGGTAGTATCTGCACTCGCCACCTTCATGGTGATCTTTGTGCTGTCGAAGATTGGTGGGCTATGGCAGAAATATGATTTCGTGAGAGACCTCACATATTTCCTGAGCCTCGAAGGAAGGGCAGGAACTTTTTTGGATGGATTGATCACCACAAGGGATGTATCCTATTTCATCCTGATCGTAGGGATGTTCATCGCATTCACGATCCTCAAACTGAAATTTTCCAGGATGTTATTGCCCTGGTATAAAAAAGCAGCTGCCTATACCGCCGTTTTCATGATTGTGCTTGCGCTGGGTTACCTCACATCCAGGCCGGGATATGTTGGTTATTGGGACACTACTGCGCGGAAGCTGAACACTATTCATCCCAGGACACAGCAGGTGATGGCCAGCCTTGGCGATGAACCGGTGGAAGTGACTTTGTACACCAATCTGATTGGCGGTGGAGCCGGGAGAGCGTTGCCCGAGAACAGGCAGGAATACGTGTGGAAAGTATGGGACCCTTATGTTCGATTCAAGCCGGATATCAATCTGAAATACGTTTTGTATTATGATCAGAAGGATGGTGACAGCACTCAGTATAAAAGATATCCGGGCAAGAGTTTGAAAGAGATAGCGGAGCAGGCAAGTGAATTATCCGGGTATCCGATGAACAAGTTCATGCCTCCTTCAGCCATCCGCAAAATGATGGATTTACAACCGGAGGACCTTCGCGCAGTGATGCAACTGAAATACAAAGGAAGAACTGTTTTCCTCAGAACCTATGATGATCCCATATTCTGGCCGAATGAAGAGCATTTTGCCGCTGCCTTCAAATGGCTTGCGGAAGGTAAGGGGCCGAAGATCTATTTCACTTCCGCAGACCTGGAAAGAAGCATATATAAAAAAGGAGAGCGTGAATATTATCATCTCACCCTCGGTAAGCTAAGCAGAAATGCCCTGATCAATCATGGTTACATGATAGATACACTCTCCCTTGATGAGCAGGAAGTGCCTGCCGATGCAGATGCCCTGGTAGTAGCCGATCCGAAAACTGAATTGAGCGCCCTCAGCCAATCGAGGATCAGCCATTACCTGCAACGTGGCGGAAATATGGTCTTTGCAGGTGAGCCCGGTAAACAGGAAATGCTGAATCCTGTTTTGAAACCGCTCGGTGTTCAACTGGGAAAAGGAACTGTAGTGGAGATCACGAAAGATGAAATGCCGCATATGGTAGTGCCCTATATCACCTGGCCGGCCACTGACCTGGCGGATGATGGAAGATTGCTGGCACAGAAAGTAAAGCTGGCCAGGCAACTGGATACACTGAGGGCATTGCATCCGGGAGTGGTGAACCTGGAAATTGCTGACAGCGGTTTTTCTGTGAAGCACCTGTTGGTGACCAAAGACAGGAATGCCTGGGTGAAAGCAGGAAAACTGGTAACAGATTCCGCTACGCCGGTATTTTCTGCACAGGAAGGCGATTATACAATCGATTCCGTTTCAACACTCATCTCACTGAACCGGAAACTGGGAACAAAAGATCAGCGGATCATCATAGCAGGCGATGCTGATTTTCTCAGCAGGATCAGAGGCCAGAACGGTTTTCTCTGGAATGCTTTCAATGGCTGGATGAACCATAACAGTTTCCCCATTTATGTACCGCGCAAAGAACCGCTGGACGTGCTGCTCACCATCGGACCCAAGCCCGCCAAACTGATGCAGGTGATCTATGTGTGGATACTGCCCGGACTATTGCTGCTGACCGGAATCATTTTGCTGGTGAGGCGTAAAAGAAAATAA